In Pseudodesulfovibrio sp. JC047, a genomic segment contains:
- a CDS encoding pyridine nucleotide-disulfide oxidoreductase/dicluster-binding protein has translation MEQAELRQWEQQCVQEEVPWCLAACPLHVDAKAFCALMAQQRWDKAWMVLAKTLPVPGILARLCDAPCQEVCVRKDVGGAIEMGRLERFCAENAKPVAPPRRLPSRGKSIAVFGGGLTGLCGAWELARRGFDVTLSCSVVGEGLPALPDGVLDAEVASLEKLGVVIRRSESLPLERLQDCLVDSDAAFIDSASVPEDWTVFLGEPDAMTLGTTQLGVFSSPAGESSAIMQAAAGRRAANSVERFTQGVSMVSGRDHEGPYATRLFTNLASVDVVEPIKTSGPYSEDTARDEAKRCLQCECMECVKGCEYLRHFNYYPKVYVRQVYNNESIVMGTRQANTLINSCMLCGLCETVCPEDFSMADVCLQARQTMVETGKMPQSAHEFALRDMAFADGDRCTLARHAPGESSSEYVFFPGCQLTASDPEGVMAAYGDLRDRLGAVGLMLHCCSAPAAWAGRQALAEASMATLKQQWEDLGCPRIIAACPTCLKTLRQGLPDVEILSHWSILRAVGLPSGAMSVPCPLAVNDPCAARYDPLLREDVRAVLDRMRVEMVEPAYNGELAQCCGYGGLVSEANPDLGLAVADVRAKGADEDFVTYCIMCRDMIAKTGKRAMHVYDLLYPRQDDPAARPSPGYSARRENRVRLKEQLLRDVWGQDETHTVEPYESIEFDVTDAVARSMEDRRILKSDIQKVLLQARESGTRLVNRETGYFLASFRPVVMTYWVEYEERAAGLLVHRVWCHRMKIQGAQP, from the coding sequence ATGGAACAGGCCGAATTGAGACAGTGGGAACAGCAATGTGTGCAAGAGGAAGTGCCGTGGTGCCTCGCGGCGTGTCCGCTGCATGTTGATGCCAAGGCTTTTTGTGCCTTGATGGCGCAACAGCGGTGGGACAAGGCGTGGATGGTTTTGGCCAAGACACTTCCTGTGCCCGGCATACTGGCTCGGTTGTGCGATGCGCCGTGTCAGGAAGTCTGTGTGCGCAAGGATGTGGGTGGAGCGATCGAAATGGGCCGTTTGGAACGGTTTTGCGCCGAGAACGCCAAGCCCGTGGCGCCGCCTCGACGGCTGCCGTCCCGGGGAAAATCCATTGCCGTGTTCGGTGGTGGCTTGACCGGCCTGTGCGGTGCGTGGGAATTGGCCCGCCGGGGATTTGACGTAACCCTGTCTTGTTCGGTTGTGGGTGAAGGCTTGCCCGCATTGCCGGACGGTGTGTTGGATGCGGAAGTGGCCAGCCTTGAAAAATTGGGTGTTGTCATTCGGCGCAGTGAGTCGCTACCGCTTGAACGGTTGCAGGACTGCCTCGTGGACAGCGATGCCGCGTTCATTGATTCGGCGAGTGTGCCGGAAGACTGGACGGTGTTTCTGGGTGAGCCGGATGCGATGACGCTTGGAACCACGCAACTCGGCGTTTTTTCGAGTCCGGCAGGAGAATCATCCGCGATTATGCAGGCGGCCGCTGGTCGTCGAGCCGCCAATTCCGTGGAGCGGTTCACGCAGGGCGTGTCCATGGTGTCGGGCCGCGATCATGAAGGGCCGTATGCAACGCGTTTGTTTACCAATTTGGCCTCTGTTGACGTGGTTGAGCCGATCAAGACATCGGGTCCGTATTCCGAAGACACTGCTCGTGATGAGGCGAAACGGTGTCTGCAATGCGAATGTATGGAATGTGTCAAAGGGTGCGAATACCTGCGCCATTTCAACTATTATCCCAAGGTGTACGTCCGGCAGGTGTACAATAACGAGTCCATTGTCATGGGCACGAGACAGGCCAATACCCTGATTAATTCCTGTATGTTGTGCGGATTGTGCGAAACCGTGTGCCCCGAAGATTTTTCCATGGCCGACGTATGCCTTCAGGCGCGACAGACCATGGTCGAAACCGGAAAAATGCCGCAGTCAGCCCATGAATTCGCCTTGCGCGACATGGCCTTTGCGGATGGGGACAGGTGTACGTTGGCCCGTCATGCTCCGGGCGAATCTTCCAGTGAATATGTCTTTTTTCCTGGCTGTCAGTTGACGGCGTCTGATCCCGAAGGGGTCATGGCAGCGTATGGCGACCTCCGGGATCGGCTCGGAGCTGTCGGATTGATGCTGCATTGTTGCAGTGCCCCGGCAGCGTGGGCGGGACGTCAGGCTTTGGCCGAGGCATCCATGGCGACGCTCAAGCAACAGTGGGAGGATTTGGGCTGTCCCCGAATCATTGCAGCCTGTCCCACCTGTCTGAAGACATTGCGTCAGGGATTGCCGGATGTCGAAATCCTTTCGCATTGGTCAATATTGCGGGCCGTGGGGCTGCCGTCGGGTGCGATGTCGGTACCGTGTCCGTTGGCGGTCAATGATCCCTGTGCAGCTCGATATGATCCGCTTTTGCGCGAGGATGTCCGGGCCGTGCTGGATCGGATGCGGGTCGAGATGGTCGAGCCTGCGTACAATGGGGAGTTGGCCCAGTGTTGCGGGTATGGCGGGCTTGTCTCCGAAGCCAATCCGGATCTGGGGCTGGCGGTGGCCGATGTACGTGCCAAGGGAGCGGATGAGGATTTTGTGACCTATTGCATCATGTGTCGTGACATGATCGCCAAGACCGGAAAGCGGGCCATGCATGTGTATGATTTGCTCTATCCACGGCAGGACGATCCCGCAGCGCGTCCTTCCCCCGGATATTCGGCCCGGCGGGAAAATCGGGTTCGACTCAAGGAACAATTGCTCCGGGATGTGTGGGGACAGGACGAGACACATACTGTCGAACCGTATGAATCCATTGAGTTTGATGTGACAGACGCGGTTGCGCGCAGCATGGAGGATCGGCGGATTTTGAAGAGCGACATCCAGAAAGTGCTGTTGCAAGCCAGAGAGTCTGGGACGCGTCTGGTGAATCGCGAGACCGGCTATTTTCTCGCGAGTTTTCGACCTGTGGTAATGACCTATTGGGTTGAATATGAAGAAAGGGCCGCAGGACTTTTGGTGCATCGGGTCTGGTGTCATCGAATGAAGATACAGGGGGCGCAGCCATGA
- a CDS encoding DVU_1557 family redox protein — MSVIKVPEADIAGWTCATCGTELVLAPVELEYLDSLFNVELPRCPSCGFVYIPEGLALGKMHQVEQLLEDK; from the coding sequence ATGAGTGTCATCAAGGTACCGGAAGCGGATATTGCGGGCTGGACCTGCGCGACATGTGGAACGGAATTGGTGCTGGCTCCGGTGGAGCTGGAATATCTTGATTCCCTGTTCAATGTGGAATTGCCACGATGTCCTTCCTGCGGGTTCGTGTACATCCCGGAAGGGCTGGCTCTCGGGAAAATGCATCAGGTCGAGCAGTTGCTGGAGGACAAGTGA
- the trsM gene encoding DVU_1556 family methyltransferase: MTPSTTEIPLWEHPVLRAAAGETLRPGGFAITDRAAALIGLVPGWRVLDVGSGLGVTVDRLRARFGVESWGVELSGSQIARGDARHVIQARGDVLPFADGTFDAVFCECVLSLFENPRQGLAEFHRVIRPQGVVVLADLYAEGRIESSGNSCGERAVSLATTRTQIEACGFSVRLVEDHTDQLKNLAAKLVFAGDHRAGGCGCGLGYYLMIAQKEGEPHGG; encoded by the coding sequence GTGACGCCTTCGACAACAGAAATCCCGTTGTGGGAGCACCCCGTTTTGCGTGCGGCTGCCGGGGAAACCCTGCGACCCGGCGGGTTTGCGATCACGGATCGGGCAGCGGCTCTGATCGGCCTTGTGCCCGGCTGGCGCGTGCTTGACGTAGGCAGTGGACTGGGGGTCACGGTGGACCGACTTCGTGCCCGTTTTGGCGTTGAAAGTTGGGGGGTAGAGCTGTCCGGATCACAGATCGCCCGTGGAGACGCTCGTCATGTCATTCAGGCTCGTGGGGATGTATTGCCCTTTGCGGATGGGACCTTTGATGCGGTCTTTTGTGAATGTGTGCTGTCCCTGTTCGAGAACCCTCGGCAGGGGCTTGCGGAGTTTCATCGTGTCATTCGGCCGCAGGGGGTTGTCGTGCTGGCGGACCTTTATGCCGAGGGGCGAATTGAGTCCTCGGGGAATTCCTGCGGGGAGAGGGCGGTTTCACTCGCAACGACGCGGACGCAAATCGAGGCGTGTGGATTTTCTGTCCGTCTGGTGGAGGACCATACCGATCAATTGAAAAATTTGGCGGCGAAATTGGTGTTCGCCGGAGACCATCGGGCCGGGGGATGTGGTTGTGGTCTCGGGTATTATCTCATGATTGCGCAAAAAGAGGGAGAGCCTCATGGTGGATGA
- a CDS encoding DVU_1555 family C-GCAxxG-C-C protein: MVDETGLKMMEYGGKGYCCSQIVLLLALDEMGRDNPDLIRAAAGLCNGLGDCSGPCGVYTGAALLLGLYGGKGLDMEESVEILPLMLEQLREWFAQTTLEYGGMACQDILDGRCGQPDVARCGGLLAATYEQVRAILVEHGLDPSEGRDVP; this comes from the coding sequence ATGGTGGATGAGACGGGTCTCAAGATGATGGAATACGGCGGCAAGGGCTATTGTTGCAGCCAGATTGTGCTGTTGCTGGCCTTGGACGAAATGGGGCGGGACAACCCTGATCTGATCCGGGCCGCTGCTGGATTGTGCAATGGGCTTGGCGACTGTTCCGGTCCCTGTGGCGTGTATACCGGCGCGGCGTTGCTGCTTGGTCTGTATGGGGGCAAGGGGTTGGATATGGAAGAATCCGTGGAGATCCTGCCGTTGATGCTTGAACAGTTGCGGGAGTGGTTTGCCCAGACCACATTGGAATACGGCGGTATGGCGTGTCAGGATATTCTGGATGGCCGGTGTGGACAGCCGGATGTGGCACGATGCGGCGGTTTGCTGGCCGCAACCTATGAGCAGGTCCGTGCGATTCTGGTTGAGCATGGACTGGATCCGTCCGAAGGACGTGATGTTCCATGA
- the trsS gene encoding radical SAM (seleno)protein TrsS codes for MSRLPRSVCPVCLRPIPAEHETVGDDTFLVKTCPEHGSFRTIVWRGSPAFSTWSRVKIPSPPKKPFTRVDKGCPLDCGLCDAHRQHTCTAVVEVTWRCNLGCPVCFASSGHSAPPDPTHEELGFLFDRVKVASGLCNIQLSGGEPTVREDLPEVIRIAKHKGFPFVQLNSNGLRIGQEKGYAARLAKAGLNSVFLQFDGVDDAVYETLRGRPLLAVKMAALRALAEAGIGVVLVPTVIPGVNDDALGAIIELAAEQSPHIRGVHFQPVSYFGRYAQAPTDDQRITLPELMRLLEAQTRGALRATHFMPPGCEHSHCSFHANYVVMDDGQLHKLSAEGKCGCQPRPASEGADKAKAFVKRQWVAPKTVLPMAPGPDALDTFISRAATHTLAVSAMAFQDAWTLDLERLKGCCIHEVSPDGRLIPFCAYNLTSMAGETLYRGKCHGPVGS; via the coding sequence ATGAGCCGTTTGCCTCGAAGCGTCTGTCCCGTGTGCTTGCGACCGATTCCGGCCGAGCATGAGACGGTTGGCGACGATACCTTTCTGGTCAAGACCTGTCCTGAACACGGCTCTTTTCGGACCATTGTCTGGCGCGGTTCGCCCGCATTCTCGACATGGTCCCGAGTGAAAATTCCGTCGCCTCCAAAGAAGCCGTTCACCCGGGTGGATAAGGGGTGTCCGCTGGACTGTGGGTTGTGTGATGCCCATCGACAGCACACCTGCACCGCTGTGGTGGAAGTGACATGGCGATGCAATCTCGGATGCCCGGTCTGTTTTGCGTCGTCAGGGCACAGTGCGCCACCCGACCCTACCCACGAGGAACTCGGATTTTTGTTCGATCGGGTGAAGGTGGCGTCCGGTCTGTGCAACATCCAACTTTCCGGGGGCGAACCCACCGTGCGCGAGGATCTGCCGGAAGTCATTCGGATTGCCAAACACAAAGGCTTTCCGTTTGTGCAGCTCAATTCCAACGGACTGCGGATCGGACAGGAAAAAGGGTATGCCGCGCGGCTGGCCAAGGCCGGATTGAATTCCGTCTTCCTGCAATTCGACGGGGTGGACGATGCGGTCTATGAGACCCTGCGTGGTCGGCCTCTTCTGGCGGTCAAAATGGCTGCGTTGCGTGCCTTGGCCGAGGCAGGCATCGGGGTCGTCTTGGTTCCGACCGTCATTCCGGGAGTGAATGACGACGCATTGGGTGCCATTATCGAACTGGCTGCCGAACAGTCGCCACATATTCGCGGTGTCCATTTTCAACCCGTGAGCTATTTTGGTCGATATGCGCAGGCTCCGACAGACGACCAACGGATCACTTTGCCGGAATTGATGCGTCTGCTTGAAGCCCAGACCCGGGGGGCGTTGCGGGCGACCCATTTCATGCCGCCCGGATGTGAGCATTCGCACTGTTCGTTTCACGCCAATTACGTGGTCATGGATGACGGGCAGTTGCATAAACTGTCAGCAGAAGGAAAATGCGGGTGCCAGCCGCGTCCCGCATCCGAGGGCGCGGACAAGGCCAAGGCGTTTGTGAAACGCCAGTGGGTGGCTCCGAAAACCGTGTTGCCCATGGCTCCCGGTCCCGATGCATTGGATACCTTTATCAGCCGTGCGGCCACGCATACGCTGGCCGTATCCGCCATGGCGTTTCAGGATGCCTGGACCTTGGACCTTGAACGGCTCAAGGGATGCTGTATTCATGAAGTCTCACCGGATGGGCGATTGATCCCGTTTTGCGCCTACAATTTGACCTCCATGGCGGGGGAAACGCTGTATCGGGGAAAATGCCATGGCCCTGTCGGTTCTTGA
- a CDS encoding DVU_1553 family AMP-dependent CoA ligase: MALSVLDRWLIRRMGWRAADPPTARDIRRWQCDRLQTLVSHAQANSPFYARHLAGVDGTAIVSPEEYATLPMMTADEVRDHGERMVCVSQDAIARVVTVTTSGTTGRPKRIFQTAEDLEATIDYFAWGMKNLVAPGQTVLVLMPADRPGGVGRLLVEAIERIGARAVTHGVMQDVEAALDQCREVQAQSLVGSSSHIHMLACAWEKRGVSFNKIQSVLLCWDSVPNAVVHTVERVFGCRVFRHWGMIETGLGGAVECAPHSGMHLRETDVYVEIIDPETGELRPDGAFGEIVVSTPLRLGMPLIRYRTGDMGRILPDRCECKSPLRRLDTQVFRKEDGVKIGSGVLTMRDLNEVLYAVPGLDDFCAWYHDGHVRVLVCGDESTVPKRVQEALGTMSVVEQGMKKGLLTVDVAMKNDGTPAVSGLGKRSIVRELEK; the protein is encoded by the coding sequence ATGGCCCTGTCGGTTCTTGATCGCTGGTTGATCCGGCGAATGGGCTGGCGTGCGGCAGACCCGCCGACCGCCCGAGATATCCGACGCTGGCAGTGTGATCGGTTGCAGACTCTCGTGTCTCATGCGCAGGCCAACAGTCCTTTTTATGCCCGTCATCTGGCAGGTGTGGATGGGACGGCCATTGTTTCCCCGGAGGAGTATGCCACACTGCCCATGATGACGGCGGATGAAGTGCGTGATCACGGCGAACGGATGGTGTGCGTGTCGCAGGACGCCATCGCGCGGGTGGTGACAGTGACGACTTCGGGCACCACCGGCAGACCAAAGCGGATATTCCAGACGGCCGAGGACCTTGAAGCCACCATCGACTATTTCGCCTGGGGTATGAAAAATCTCGTTGCTCCGGGGCAAACCGTCCTTGTGTTGATGCCCGCAGACAGACCCGGTGGCGTGGGACGATTGTTGGTGGAGGCCATCGAACGGATTGGAGCGCGTGCTGTCACCCATGGCGTCATGCAGGATGTCGAAGCGGCACTCGATCAGTGTCGAGAGGTGCAGGCCCAGAGCCTTGTCGGATCGTCCTCCCATATTCATATGCTTGCTTGCGCGTGGGAGAAACGAGGGGTATCTTTTAACAAAATCCAATCCGTGCTGTTGTGTTGGGATTCAGTCCCCAATGCCGTGGTTCATACGGTGGAACGGGTGTTTGGCTGCCGTGTCTTTCGGCATTGGGGCATGATTGAAACCGGACTGGGCGGTGCCGTGGAGTGTGCCCCGCATTCGGGAATGCATCTTCGGGAAACCGATGTCTATGTGGAAATCATCGACCCGGAAACCGGGGAGCTGCGACCAGACGGGGCGTTCGGGGAAATTGTGGTGTCCACTCCGCTCCGGTTGGGAATGCCGCTGATTCGGTATCGGACGGGTGACATGGGGAGAATCCTCCCTGACAGGTGTGAATGTAAAAGTCCTTTGCGTCGGCTCGATACCCAGGTATTCCGAAAGGAAGACGGAGTGAAAATCGGCTCCGGGGTGCTGACCATGCGGGACTTGAATGAAGTGCTGTACGCCGTGCCCGGATTGGACGATTTTTGTGCATGGTATCATGATGGTCATGTGCGGGTTTTGGTGTGCGGGGATGAATCCACCGTTCCGAAACGCGTGCAAGAGGCCCTCGGGACCATGTCGGTTGTCGAGCAGGGGATGAAAAAGGGGCTGCTCACGGTAGATGTTGCAATGAAAAATGACGGAACCCCGGCTGTATCGGGTCTGGGGAAACGATCCATAGTGCGAGAACTGGAGAAATGA
- a CDS encoding XdhC/CoxI family protein, protein MKAFVRSICELIGKNETFVMATVVESTGSTPRSSGAKMAVRGDGSILGTVGGGLVEAKACKDGRAMLASGDGMAALTFVDMTQELAANSDMICGGGLSVLLEVVEPTGPCATAYKEVDALLRQGHQVTLVSRFEGTSEIKAVEHQLVAGPVENETPVFVKKEGELHLSEPFVPPASLFIFGAGHVSLFTARTAAMIGFRTVVLDDRKDFANTTRFPEADEVVVLPSFAGCCDGLGVDENSFVIIVTRGHMHDRNVLAEVLRTKARYVGMIGSTKKRDKIYASLLEDGLTQKDIDRCHCPIGLTIGAQTPEEIAVSICGELIQVRSGEV, encoded by the coding sequence ATGAAAGCGTTTGTGCGTTCCATTTGTGAACTGATCGGAAAAAATGAAACTTTTGTCATGGCCACGGTGGTGGAGAGTACGGGATCGACCCCGCGTTCTTCCGGGGCGAAAATGGCCGTGCGCGGGGATGGTTCCATCCTCGGTACCGTGGGTGGCGGATTGGTGGAAGCCAAGGCGTGCAAGGATGGTCGGGCCATGCTTGCATCCGGCGACGGCATGGCCGCGCTGACATTTGTTGACATGACGCAGGAACTCGCGGCCAACTCGGATATGATTTGTGGCGGCGGCCTGAGTGTCCTGCTCGAAGTGGTCGAACCCACTGGACCGTGTGCCACGGCGTATAAGGAAGTGGATGCCTTGCTGCGGCAGGGTCACCAGGTCACACTTGTCTCTCGGTTTGAAGGGACTTCGGAGATCAAGGCCGTTGAACATCAGCTTGTTGCTGGTCCTGTCGAGAACGAAACACCTGTCTTCGTCAAAAAAGAGGGTGAGCTGCATCTTTCCGAACCCTTTGTGCCCCCAGCGTCATTGTTCATTTTCGGGGCGGGCCATGTCTCGTTGTTCACGGCGCGGACAGCGGCCATGATCGGGTTCAGAACTGTGGTGCTGGATGACAGAAAGGATTTTGCCAATACCACGCGATTTCCGGAAGCGGATGAAGTGGTTGTTTTGCCGTCATTTGCCGGATGCTGTGACGGATTGGGGGTCGATGAAAATTCGTTTGTCATCATCGTGACACGGGGCCATATGCATGATCGGAATGTATTGGCCGAGGTCCTGCGGACCAAGGCACGATACGTGGGCATGATCGGCAGTACCAAAAAAAGGGACAAGATTTACGCATCGTTGCTTGAAGATGGATTGACCCAGAAAGATATTGATCGATGCCATTGTCCCATCGGTTTGACCATCGGCGCGCAAACACCCGAAGAAATTGCGGTGTCCATCTGCGGTGAATTGATTCAGGTTCGGTCGGGGGAAGTGTGA
- a CDS encoding DVU_1551 family NTP transferase yields MIPLAAIIPAAGLSSRMGEFKPLLPLGNGTVLSRCVDGFRANGIEQVVVVTGQRHDDVAAAAVQTGAQPVHNPDFMRGMYSSVVAGVRALNADVAAFFVLPVDIPLVRGVTVKRLIESFSASVPSVLYPCFLGERGHPPLIDRRLVPDILAHDGAGGLRTVLDRHEAEARNLDVADFGVSHDLDYPADYALAQAVVGTGYPSEQECRQLFAIYAVPANIVRHCQAVSRVAEALCERLQSRRPDSVLDMGLVRGAALTHDIGKGTKQHEVVGAKRLHAHGFPAAATIALEHFDMTLASEEPITEKEIVFLADKLVCGEGPVLLHTRYLRKIEQYRHEPGAEQAIRARLARALEMLARFDHEMGVSAETVAREALQ; encoded by the coding sequence GTGATCCCGCTGGCCGCGATCATTCCGGCGGCAGGGTTGTCTTCCCGTATGGGGGAGTTCAAGCCCCTGCTGCCGTTGGGGAATGGGACGGTATTGTCGCGGTGTGTTGACGGTTTTCGGGCCAACGGCATCGAACAGGTTGTCGTGGTCACCGGCCAACGACATGACGATGTGGCCGCCGCTGCGGTGCAGACCGGGGCACAGCCCGTTCACAACCCCGACTTCATGCGCGGCATGTATTCTTCAGTGGTCGCGGGTGTCCGAGCCTTGAATGCGGATGTCGCGGCCTTTTTTGTGCTTCCGGTGGATATTCCGCTTGTTCGGGGAGTGACAGTGAAGCGGCTGATCGAGAGCTTTTCGGCGTCCGTTCCGTCAGTCCTGTATCCGTGTTTTCTCGGAGAGCGGGGACATCCTCCATTGATCGATCGTCGTTTGGTGCCGGATATTCTGGCCCATGACGGTGCAGGGGGATTGCGAACCGTGCTGGACCGCCACGAGGCCGAGGCCCGGAATCTGGATGTGGCGGATTTTGGTGTGTCTCACGATCTGGATTATCCGGCGGACTATGCCCTGGCACAAGCTGTGGTGGGAACCGGGTATCCGAGTGAACAGGAATGCCGACAATTGTTTGCCATATACGCGGTCCCGGCGAATATCGTCAGGCATTGTCAGGCCGTGAGTCGGGTGGCCGAAGCCCTGTGTGAACGGCTGCAATCCCGGCGGCCCGACAGTGTGTTGGATATGGGATTGGTTCGGGGCGCGGCCTTGACCCATGATATCGGCAAGGGCACCAAACAGCATGAGGTGGTGGGTGCGAAGCGGCTTCATGCCCATGGTTTTCCGGCTGCCGCGACCATCGCCTTGGAGCATTTTGACATGACGTTGGCTTCGGAAGAACCGATCACGGAAAAGGAAATTGTCTTTCTCGCGGACAAATTGGTGTGCGGGGAAGGGCCAGTCTTGTTGCATACCCGGTATCTGCGAAAGATTGAACAATATCGCCATGAACCCGGGGCTGAACAGGCCATTCGAGCCCGTTTAGCCCGTGCCTTGGAGATGTTGGCCCGATTTGACCATGAAATGGGTGTTTCCGCAGAGACCGTGGCCCGGGAGGCGTTGCAGTGA
- a CDS encoding histidine phosphatase family protein, giving the protein MIVLMRHARTAGASGRCIGRTPVPLSEAGREQVRQLVTSVGCIKFRRLCTSPAQRAVDTITPMALIHDLQVQTVPELNEIDMGAWDGLPFDEVRQKYPDRYAERGNQFAEFRPPNGESFSDVAARAMPMVERLAQGQRPVLAVTHAGVLRSILCRVTGHPLDDLFHFKPEYVRSVVFRWENDRLTLRAFNVAPDDLSSFVPPVR; this is encoded by the coding sequence GTGATTGTGCTCATGCGACATGCCCGGACAGCCGGAGCCTCTGGACGATGTATCGGCCGCACGCCGGTGCCGTTGTCCGAAGCCGGACGGGAACAGGTTCGGCAGCTTGTGACATCCGTGGGGTGTATCAAATTTCGTCGGTTGTGCACCAGTCCGGCACAGCGAGCTGTGGATACCATTACCCCCATGGCGTTGATTCATGATTTGCAGGTGCAAACCGTGCCGGAATTGAATGAGATCGACATGGGAGCGTGGGACGGGTTGCCCTTTGACGAGGTGCGGCAAAAATATCCGGATCGATATGCGGAACGGGGGAATCAATTCGCCGAGTTTCGGCCGCCGAATGGTGAAAGTTTTTCGGATGTCGCAGCCCGGGCCATGCCTATGGTCGAGCGACTGGCGCAGGGACAGCGACCTGTTCTGGCGGTGACCCATGCCGGGGTGCTTCGTTCTATTTTATGCCGGGTGACAGGCCATCCATTGGATGACCTGTTTCATTTCAAACCCGAATATGTGCGAAGTGTGGTCTTTCGCTGGGAGAACGATCGGCTGACATTGCGCGCTTTCAATGTGGCTCCAGACGACCTTTCGTCTTTTGTTCCGCCGGTTCGCTAG
- a CDS encoding DUF364 domain-containing protein codes for MKTILETVRDKAVALWKEKNILNESITVSAGPLTVKEAIGTPEENDFPIQQGKEKLMEAAFRGERGQAFTDHYGNYTGTLKDVAALPLDTNFNRAVFVATLNAVCRSLGLARGTIHCKDEGPKECSKQIFNHIKEKYGKCKITIIGFQPALAEALNKETEIRLIDLDPDNIGQTKRGVLVEGGDATADAIDWCDMLLVTGTTLANSSIDQFLTDKPILFYGTTISGGAALMGWDRFCPQSA; via the coding sequence ATGAAAACCATACTGGAAACCGTTCGCGACAAGGCCGTCGCTCTCTGGAAAGAAAAGAACATCCTCAACGAAAGCATCACTGTTTCGGCGGGACCACTCACGGTCAAGGAAGCCATCGGCACCCCTGAAGAAAATGACTTTCCTATCCAGCAGGGTAAAGAAAAACTCATGGAAGCCGCTTTTCGTGGCGAACGGGGACAGGCTTTTACCGACCATTACGGCAACTACACCGGCACATTGAAAGACGTCGCGGCCCTGCCGTTGGACACCAATTTCAACCGTGCCGTGTTCGTGGCCACCCTCAATGCGGTGTGCCGTTCGCTCGGATTGGCCCGGGGAACAATTCACTGCAAGGACGAGGGGCCAAAGGAATGTTCAAAGCAGATATTCAATCACATCAAGGAAAAATACGGGAAATGCAAGATCACCATCATCGGCTTCCAACCGGCATTGGCTGAAGCCCTCAACAAGGAAACCGAAATTCGGCTCATTGATCTGGACCCGGACAACATCGGCCAGACCAAACGTGGCGTATTGGTGGAAGGTGGCGACGCCACAGCCGATGCCATTGACTGGTGTGACATGTTGCTCGTGACCGGCACGACACTGGCCAACAGCAGCATCGATCAATTCCTGACCGACAAGCCCATCCTGTTTTACGGCACAACCATTTCCGGCGGGGCCGCACTCATGGGATGGGACCGTTTCTGTCCACAAAGTGCCTAG